A genomic segment from Variovorax paradoxus B4 encodes:
- a CDS encoding peptide ABC transporter ATP-binding protein, producing MSGDVVVEARNLQRTYEIRRGMFRAPAQLRAVGDISFRIERGRTLAVVGESGCGKSTLARMVALIEKPTAGQLTLVGHDAVDPPSDRRRELRQAVQLVFQNPYGSLNPRKKISAVLEDPLAINTALGKPERAAKAREMLARVGLRPEHANRYPHMFSGGQRQRIAIARALMLEPRLLVADEPVSALDVSIQAQVLNLLADLQAELGLAYLFISHDLGVVRHIAHDVLVMYLGHAVEQGPKARIFARPLHPYTQALLASTPGLSSQRIVLKGELPSPLNPPSGCVFNTRCPHVTQRCREERPLLRALDERLVACHYAEKFLDGTPPVSADVPLSPPFVAPLAMNP from the coding sequence ATGAGCGGCGATGTCGTCGTGGAGGCGCGCAACCTGCAGCGCACCTATGAAATACGGCGCGGCATGTTCCGCGCACCTGCGCAGTTGCGCGCGGTGGGCGATATCTCGTTTCGCATCGAGCGCGGTCGAACGCTGGCGGTGGTCGGCGAATCGGGCTGCGGCAAGTCCACGCTCGCGCGCATGGTCGCGCTGATCGAGAAGCCCACGGCCGGGCAGCTCACGCTGGTCGGCCACGACGCGGTGGACCCGCCCTCCGATCGCCGGCGCGAACTGCGCCAGGCAGTGCAGCTGGTGTTCCAGAACCCCTATGGTTCGCTCAATCCACGCAAGAAGATCAGCGCCGTGCTCGAGGATCCGCTGGCCATCAACACGGCGCTCGGCAAGCCCGAGCGGGCCGCCAAGGCGCGCGAGATGCTTGCGCGCGTGGGCCTGCGGCCCGAGCATGCGAACCGCTATCCGCACATGTTCTCGGGCGGCCAGCGCCAGCGCATTGCCATTGCGCGCGCGCTCATGCTGGAGCCGCGCCTTCTGGTGGCCGACGAGCCGGTATCGGCGCTCGACGTGTCGATCCAGGCGCAGGTGCTGAACCTGCTGGCCGACCTGCAGGCCGAACTCGGCCTGGCCTATCTCTTCATTTCGCACGATCTGGGCGTGGTGCGGCACATCGCGCACGACGTGCTGGTGATGTACCTCGGCCATGCGGTGGAGCAGGGCCCCAAGGCACGCATCTTCGCGCGGCCGCTGCATCCCTACACGCAGGCGCTGCTGGCGTCCACGCCCGGGCTCAGCAGCCAGCGCATCGTGCTCAAGGGCGAGCTGCCGTCGCCGCTGAATCCGCCTTCGGGCTGCGTCTTCAACACGCGCTGTCCGCACGTGACGCAGCGCTGCCGCGAGGAGCGGCCCCTGCTGCGCGCGCTCGACGAGCGGCTGGTGGCCTGCCACTACGCCGAGAAGTTTCTCGATGGCACGCCGCCGGTCAGCGCCGATGTGCCTTTGTCCCCGCCGTTCGTCGCGCCCCTGGCGATGAACCCCTAG
- a CDS encoding ABC transporter permease subunit, giving the protein MASTQTISSTGAGQAPPGPWREFWTAFSANRGAVIGLATIAVLLLVALFAPWIAPHAPNETNSAVFLLPPAWQQGGSASYLLGTDAIGRDILSRLMFGARLSLSIGVAVVALSVVAGVVLGLVAGFFRGVLEIAIMRLMDIVLTLPSLLLAIVIVAILGPGLVNAMLAVAIVVLPHYVRITRAAVIAEVSRDYVTAARVSGAGTLRLMFSEVLPNCAAPLIVQASLGISTAILDAAALGFLGLGAQPPSPEWGTMLADAREFVLRAWWVVTFPGLAILAAVLAFNLLGDGLRDALDPKLKR; this is encoded by the coding sequence ATGGCCTCGACTCAAACCATTTCCTCGACCGGCGCGGGCCAGGCGCCGCCCGGTCCCTGGCGCGAGTTCTGGACGGCCTTTTCGGCCAACCGCGGCGCGGTCATCGGGCTTGCCACCATCGCGGTGCTGCTGCTCGTCGCGCTGTTCGCGCCGTGGATTGCGCCGCATGCGCCGAACGAAACCAACAGCGCCGTCTTCCTGCTGCCGCCGGCATGGCAGCAGGGCGGTTCCGCCAGCTACCTGCTGGGCACCGACGCCATCGGGCGCGACATTCTTTCGCGCCTCATGTTCGGCGCGCGGCTGTCGCTGTCGATCGGCGTGGCCGTGGTGGCGCTGTCGGTGGTGGCGGGCGTCGTGCTCGGCCTGGTTGCGGGGTTCTTCCGCGGCGTGCTCGAGATCGCGATCATGCGGCTGATGGACATCGTGCTGACGCTGCCGAGCCTGCTGCTCGCCATCGTGATCGTCGCGATCCTCGGGCCGGGGCTGGTCAACGCCATGCTCGCGGTGGCGATCGTGGTGCTGCCGCACTATGTGCGCATCACCCGCGCGGCGGTCATTGCCGAAGTGTCGCGCGACTACGTGACGGCGGCGCGCGTGAGCGGTGCCGGCACGCTGCGCCTGATGTTCAGCGAGGTGCTGCCCAACTGCGCGGCACCGCTCATCGTGCAGGCCTCGCTCGGCATCTCGACCGCCATCCTCGACGCGGCCGCGCTCGGCTTCCTCGGCCTCGGCGCGCAGCCGCCGTCGCCCGAGTGGGGAACGATGCTGGCCGATGCGCGCGAGTTCGTGCTGCGCGCATGGTGGGTCGTGACCTTCCCGGGCCTCGCGATTCTCGCGGCCGTGCTGGCCTTCAATCTGCTCGGCGACGGCCTGCGCGATGCGCTCGACCCCAAACTGAAACGATGA
- a CDS encoding ABC transporter ATP-binding protein: MSLLDIKDLHVEFPTQGGVLHAVDGVSLTLEEGEVLGIVGESGSGKSVTMMALMGLVGFPGRVRADHMRFAGKELLGISDKARRALVGKEVAMIFQEPTTSLNPCFTIGFQLMETLRLHLHLDRRTAKKRATELLEQVGIPAASSRLGSYPHQLSGGMNQRVMIAMAIACNPRLLIADEPTTALDVTIQAQILDLLRELQKERGMALVLITHNMGVVSEMAQRIAVMYAGQVMEQQRVDRLFANPQHPYTEALLAALPERAAPEGRLATIAGVVPGVHDRPAGCLFAPRCSYVTTKACNVRPALRAVASQPGAEVCCHFPLGEPGRMAAIKADRPRQQAVEALP, translated from the coding sequence ATGAGTCTTCTGGACATCAAGGACCTGCACGTCGAATTCCCGACGCAGGGCGGCGTGCTGCATGCCGTCGACGGCGTGAGCCTCACGCTCGAGGAGGGCGAGGTGCTCGGCATCGTCGGCGAATCGGGTTCGGGCAAGAGCGTGACGATGATGGCGCTAATGGGCCTCGTGGGCTTTCCGGGCCGCGTGCGCGCGGACCACATGCGCTTCGCGGGCAAGGAGCTGCTCGGCATCTCCGACAAGGCCCGCCGCGCGCTGGTCGGCAAGGAGGTCGCGATGATCTTCCAGGAACCGACCACCAGCCTCAACCCCTGCTTCACCATCGGCTTCCAGTTGATGGAAACGCTGCGGCTGCACCTTCATCTGGACCGGCGCACGGCGAAGAAGCGCGCGACCGAACTGCTCGAACAGGTCGGCATACCCGCCGCGTCGTCGCGCCTGGGCAGCTATCCGCACCAGCTCTCGGGCGGCATGAACCAGCGGGTGATGATCGCGATGGCCATTGCCTGCAATCCGCGCCTGTTGATCGCCGACGAGCCGACCACCGCGCTCGACGTGACGATCCAGGCGCAGATCCTCGACCTGCTGCGCGAGCTGCAGAAGGAGCGCGGCATGGCGCTGGTGCTCATCACGCACAACATGGGCGTGGTCAGCGAAATGGCGCAGCGCATTGCCGTGATGTATGCGGGCCAGGTGATGGAGCAGCAGCGCGTCGACCGGCTCTTTGCGAATCCGCAGCATCCCTATACCGAGGCCCTGCTGGCCGCGCTGCCCGAGCGCGCGGCGCCCGAGGGGCGGCTTGCCACCATCGCGGGCGTGGTGCCGGGCGTGCACGACCGGCCGGCCGGCTGCCTGTTCGCGCCGCGCTGCAGCTATGTGACGACAAAAGCCTGCAACGTGCGGCCGGCGCTGCGCGCGGTGGCGTCCCAGCCCGGCGCCGAGGTGTGTTGCCATTTCCCGCTCGGCGAGCCCGGGCGGATGGCGGCCATCAAGGCCGACCGGCCGCGGCAGCAGGCCGTGGAGGCGCTGCCATGA